In a genomic window of Muntiacus reevesi chromosome 1, mMunRee1.1, whole genome shotgun sequence:
- the CNN3 gene encoding calponin-3, which yields MTHFNKGPSYGLSAEVKNKIASKYDHQAEEDLRNWIEEVTGMSIGANFQLGLKDGIILCELINKLQPGSVKKVNESSLNWPQLENIGNFIKAIQAYGMKPHDIFEANDLFENGNMTQVQTTLVALAGLAKTKGFHTTIDIGVKYAEKQTRRFDEGKLKAGQSVIGLQMGTNKCASQAGMTAYGTRRHLYDPKMQTDKPFDQTTISLQMGTNKGASQAGMLAPGTRRDIYDQKLTLQPVDNSTISLQMGTNKVASQKGMSVYGLGRQVYDPKYCAAPTEPVIHNGSQGTGTNGSEISDSDYQAEYPDEYHGEYQDDYPRDYQYGDQGIDY from the exons ATGACCCACTTCAACAAGGGCCCTTCCTATGGGCTCTCGGCCGAGGTCAAGAACAAG ATTGCTTCCAAGTATGATCATCAGGCAGAAGAAGATCTCCGCAACTGGATAGAAGAGGTGACAGGCATGAGCATTGGCGCCAACTTCCAGCTGGGCTTGAAAGATGGCATTATCCTCTGCGA ACTCATAAACAAGCTACAGCCGGGCTCAGTGAAGAAGGTCAATGAGTCCTCATTAAACTGGCCTCAG ttggagaATATCGGCAACTTTATTAAAGCTATTCAGGCTTATGGCATGAAGCCACATGACATATTTGAAGCAAATGATCTTTTTGAGAATGGCAACATGACCCAGGTTCAGACTACGTTGGTGGCCCTAGCAGGTCTG GCCAAAACAAAAGGATTCCATACAACCATTGACATTGGAGTTAAGtatgcagaaaaacaaacaagacgTTTTGATGAAGGAAAGTTAAAAGCTGGCCAGAGTGTAATTGGTTTGCAG ATGGGAACCAACAAATGCGCCAGCCAAGCAGGTATGACAGCCTATGGGACGAGGAGGCACCTTTATGATCCCAAAATGCAAACTGACAAGCCTTTTGATCAGACCACAATTAGCCTGCAGATGGGCACCAACAAAGGCGCCAGCCAG GCGGGAATGTTGGCACCGGGTACCCGAAGAGACATCTACGATCAGAAGCTAACATTACAACCCGTGGACAACTCGACGATTTCCCTGCAGATGGGTACCAACAAAGTCGCTTCCCAGAAAGGAATGAGTGTGTATGGGCTTGGGCGGCAAGTGTATGATCCCAAATACTGTGCTGCTCCCACAGAACCTGTCATTCACAATGGAAGCCAAGGCACAGGAACCAATGGGTCAGAAATCAGTGATAGTGATTATCAGGCAGAATACCCAGATGAATATCATGGCGAGTACCAAGATGACTACCCCAGAGATTACCAGTATGGTGACCAAGGCATTGATTATTAG